From the Pontiella agarivorans genome, one window contains:
- the rnhA gene encoding ribonuclease HI — MSDVIEIYTDGACRGNPGPGGYGVVLISNDRKKELSGGFRKTTNNRMELLACIEGLKALKKPCRVVLTSDSKYVVNAMVKGWAVKWRSNGWKLSPSKPAKNPDLWERLLKLCEIHDVDFEWVKGHNEHPENERCDALAVAASHKKDLPVDAGFENQALPEDDLFG, encoded by the coding sequence GGGGCGTGCAGAGGGAATCCGGGGCCGGGCGGCTATGGCGTGGTGCTGATTTCCAATGATCGGAAAAAGGAGCTTTCCGGCGGATTTCGGAAAACGACCAATAACCGGATGGAACTGCTGGCCTGTATTGAGGGGCTGAAGGCCCTGAAGAAACCGTGCCGCGTGGTGCTGACGAGCGATTCCAAATATGTGGTTAACGCCATGGTTAAGGGCTGGGCGGTGAAGTGGCGTTCCAACGGATGGAAACTTTCGCCGAGTAAACCGGCAAAAAATCCCGACCTCTGGGAGCGGCTGTTGAAGCTGTGCGAAATTCATGATGTTGATTTTGAGTGGGTGAAGGGGCATAACGAACACCCGGAGAATGAGCGGTGCGATGCGCTGGCCGTTGCGGCATCGCACAAAAAAGACCTGCCCGTGGATGCGGGCTTTGAAAACCAGGCCCTGCCCGAAGATGATCTTTTCGGATAG
- a CDS encoding DUF6172 family protein gives MKKTFNLTHPKIKYPRMIEATKHEIRKYIKRERRKELPEDVDFWDFDCRFGDTEAEAKAIHLAEIDACINDAEQRGLTSFYVEILRKEGIRAAAEKARREINVEIPKPKGFGED, from the coding sequence ATGAAAAAAACATTTAATCTGACTCACCCGAAAATCAAATATCCGCGCATGATCGAAGCAACGAAGCATGAGATCCGCAAATACATCAAACGGGAGCGCCGCAAGGAACTGCCTGAAGATGTGGATTTCTGGGATTTTGATTGCCGGTTCGGAGACACGGAAGCCGAGGCGAAAGCGATCCATCTGGCGGAAATTGATGCCTGCATCAACGATGCGGAGCAACGGGGGCTGACCTCGTTCTATGTCGAGATTCTGCGCAAAGAAGGCATTCGTGCCGCAGCGGAAAAAGCGCGCCGCGAAATCAATGTTGAAATTCCGAAGCCGAAGGGGTTCGGTGAGGATTGA